The following coding sequences are from one Chloroflexota bacterium window:
- a CDS encoding peptide ABC transporter substrate-binding protein: MLTLRYWQAATLPSSYLASGYKDTDAAALTLEPLANYDPDGILTPRLAVEIPTVENGGVSADLASITWTLREDLKWSDGSDLTATDVAFTWRYCTHLEGGCVAEDAFDGIDAVEAVDDRTVRIQFDGPTPYPYNAFVGAGTPVINADQFNGCIGGAARECDDQNMAPLGSGPYRIVEFVPNDRAEYERNPHYWGNEPYFDRVVIEGGGDAESAARAVLETEEIDYGWNLQIDPGLLASLEASGNGTVVSAFAGDTERLVLNQTNPDPALGDDRSEYLDGANPHPFLTLQPIRQAMSMAIDRNRISQELYGFSGKPVCDLIVAPPRYATAADAGCLTQDIPGAQQLLDDAGVADSDGDGVREHSGVPLRVTYQTTENPVRQQTQALIQGWWKEIGIDAVLVQHDASVFFGGDPAVEGASYRRFLADVQMYTTGTGIDPALSLVSLGCEHIQTIENNWADGNNSRGCNPDFDAKLAELDGLTIGPERDAIVKQLNDIYVQSYFEIFLVGRGLVSAHANSLQGVRMNAWDSELWNIAEWRR; this comes from the coding sequence GTGCTCACTCTTCGTTACTGGCAGGCGGCGACCCTGCCGAGCTCGTATTTGGCCAGCGGCTATAAGGACACCGACGCAGCCGCTCTAACACTGGAACCCCTGGCCAACTACGATCCCGACGGCATCCTGACGCCGAGACTGGCCGTGGAGATTCCCACCGTGGAGAACGGCGGGGTTTCAGCGGATTTGGCGTCGATAACCTGGACACTCCGGGAAGACCTGAAGTGGTCAGATGGGAGCGACCTCACGGCAACCGACGTGGCGTTTACGTGGCGGTACTGCACGCACCTTGAGGGCGGCTGTGTCGCCGAGGACGCCTTCGACGGGATTGACGCGGTGGAAGCGGTAGACGACCGCACTGTACGCATCCAATTCGATGGGCCGACGCCGTATCCGTACAACGCCTTTGTGGGCGCAGGAACGCCTGTCATCAACGCTGACCAATTCAATGGCTGCATCGGCGGGGCGGCAAGGGAATGCGACGATCAGAACATGGCCCCGTTGGGCTCCGGCCCCTACCGAATCGTCGAATTCGTGCCCAATGACCGCGCCGAGTACGAGCGCAATCCGCACTACTGGGGGAACGAGCCGTACTTCGACCGTGTGGTCATCGAAGGCGGCGGCGATGCGGAGTCGGCGGCGCGCGCCGTGTTGGAGACCGAGGAAATCGACTACGGCTGGAACCTGCAGATCGATCCGGGGTTGCTGGCGTCGCTTGAAGCTAGCGGCAACGGCACGGTGGTGTCCGCGTTTGCAGGCGACACGGAGCGTCTCGTGTTGAACCAGACCAACCCCGACCCGGCGCTGGGTGACGACCGCTCCGAGTATCTGGATGGCGCCAACCCACACCCGTTCCTCACCTTGCAGCCAATCAGGCAGGCCATGTCCATGGCAATCGACCGGAACCGCATCTCCCAGGAGCTGTACGGCTTTTCCGGCAAGCCAGTATGCGACCTTATCGTGGCGCCGCCCCGGTATGCGACCGCTGCTGACGCAGGGTGCCTGACACAGGATATACCGGGGGCGCAGCAGTTGCTTGACGATGCCGGCGTGGCCGACTCGGACGGCGACGGCGTTCGGGAGCACAGCGGCGTCCCGCTGCGGGTCACGTATCAGACGACGGAGAACCCCGTGAGGCAACAGACGCAAGCGCTCATCCAGGGGTGGTGGAAGGAAATCGGCATTGACGCCGTTCTTGTCCAGCATGACGCAAGCGTGTTCTTCGGTGGCGACCCTGCAGTGGAGGGGGCGTCGTACCGCCGGTTCCTCGCGGACGTGCAGATGTATACCACGGGCACCGGCATAGATCCGGCGTTGTCGTTGGTCAGCCTTGGCTGTGAGCATATCCAGACGATCGAAAACAACTGGGCGGACGGCAACAACTCCCGAGGGTGCAACCCGGACTTCGACGCGAAGCTGGCGGAGTTGGACGGGCTTACCATTGGCCCCGAGCGCGACGCCATTGTGAAGCAGCTGAACGACATCTATGTGCAGAGCTACTTCGAGATATTCCTTGTAGGCCGCGGCCTTGTTTCGGCGCACGCAAACTCGCTGCAGGGCGTGCGCATGAACGCCTGGGACAGCGAGTTGTGGAACATCGCGGAGTGGCGGCGGTAA